A window from Setaria italica strain Yugu1 chromosome VIII, Setaria_italica_v2.0, whole genome shotgun sequence encodes these proteins:
- the LOC101767015 gene encoding uncharacterized protein LOC101767015 has product MASCSSPPWPPIPLLLLLFFLLSSFFSFSVLTASAAQASSRQAESGGNATATAAQGTETAAWTPRLRKTFLDGGVERWRGRRLVGRFQVCAVCTCCGGPHGMCIPAPCCYAINCNIPNRPFGVCSFTPRTCNCLNCHL; this is encoded by the exons ATGGCTTCCTGCTCCTCACCACCATGGCCACccatccctctcctcctcctgctcttcttcctcctctcctccttcttctccttctccgtcCTCACCGCATCAGCAGCACAAGCCTCCTCCCGACAG GCTGAGAGCGGCGGCAATgcgacggcaacggcggcgcAGGGAACGGAGACGGCGGCGTGGACGCCGCGGCTGCGGAAGACTTTCCTGGACGGCGGCGTGGAGcggtggcgcgggcggcggctggtgggGCGGTTCCAGGTGTGCGCGGTGTGCACCTGCTGCGGGGGCCCGCACGGGATGTGCATCCCGGCGCCCTGCTGCTACGCCATCAACTGCAACATCCCCAACCGCCCCTTCGGCGTCTGCTCCTTCACCCCGCGCACCTGCAACTGCCTCAACTGCCACCTCTAG